In Firmicutes bacterium ASF500, a single genomic region encodes these proteins:
- the yhjX gene encoding putative MFS-type transporter YhjX: MPSRQSVRPWLVCLGGGVMLFSVMGLGSNIYSVYQPYIIAENGLSNTQAGWIVTIRSLFIVVSMFTANRLCARLGLRRTAAGAMLLLALSRFLFGTAGSLPAYLAAGALTGLAYGWAGMIPLSLLVSRWFQDRSAFALGLASAGSGLATILVPGPLTWLLQTRGLAAAFYAEGALVLILAWAVFLLVQDDPAQLGLRPYAQGGLTAERVPLRPAPGGMTPLYWGLFLAAVFLIGAPTSIGISNVGVLYTTEGFDPAAVAALVSCTGVALMVGKTLYGWLADRLGGRRSTLLLYGMSLLSYVLLCLAPNGSRLCAFAAVLAFGLGLPVSNVSFSIWARDFLGDEGFARGLKWSQTVYALGIVALGPLPGWLADVTGGYVASYGLFLGMMAISFLFIMLVYRRTNSGEGPG, from the coding sequence ATGCCTTCACGTCAATCCGTCCGCCCCTGGCTGGTGTGTCTGGGGGGCGGCGTGATGCTGTTCTCCGTCATGGGGCTGGGGAGCAACATCTACTCCGTCTATCAGCCCTATATCATCGCGGAAAATGGCCTTTCCAACACCCAGGCGGGGTGGATTGTCACAATCCGCAGTCTGTTCATCGTTGTGAGCATGTTCACCGCCAACCGGCTGTGTGCCCGGCTTGGCCTGCGGCGGACGGCGGCGGGGGCTATGCTCCTGCTGGCCCTATCCCGGTTTTTGTTCGGGACGGCGGGCTCCCTGCCCGCCTATCTGGCCGCCGGAGCCCTCACCGGGCTGGCCTACGGCTGGGCCGGGATGATCCCCCTGTCCCTGCTGGTCAGCCGGTGGTTTCAGGACCGGAGCGCCTTCGCCCTGGGGCTGGCCTCGGCGGGGAGCGGGCTGGCTACCATTCTGGTCCCCGGCCCCCTCACCTGGCTCCTCCAGACCCGGGGACTGGCTGCCGCCTTTTACGCTGAGGGTGCGCTGGTCCTGATACTGGCATGGGCCGTCTTTCTTCTGGTTCAGGACGACCCCGCCCAGTTGGGCCTGCGGCCCTATGCTCAGGGCGGGCTGACGGCGGAGCGCGTCCCCCTCCGCCCCGCCCCCGGCGGGATGACGCCCCTGTACTGGGGGCTGTTCCTGGCGGCGGTATTTCTCATCGGCGCTCCCACCAGCATCGGCATCAGCAACGTGGGCGTGCTGTACACCACCGAGGGCTTCGACCCCGCCGCGGTGGCAGCGCTGGTCTCCTGCACCGGCGTGGCCCTGATGGTTGGAAAGACCCTCTACGGCTGGCTGGCCGACCGGCTGGGCGGGCGGCGGTCCACCCTGCTCCTCTATGGAATGTCCCTGCTGTCCTACGTTCTGCTCTGCCTGGCCCCCAACGGAAGCCGGCTGTGCGCCTTCGCCGCCGTCCTCGCCTTCGGACTGGGCCTTCCGGTGAGCAATGTCTCCTTCTCCATCTGGGCCCGGGACTTTCTGGGGGACGAGGGCTTTGCCAGGGGGCTGAAATGGAGCCAGACCGTCTACGCCCTGGGCATTGTGGCCCTGGGCCCCCTCCCCGGCTGGCTGGCCGACGTGACCGGGGGCTATGTGGCCTCCTACGGCCTGTTCCTGGGGATGATGGCAATTTCCTTCCTGTTCATCATGCTGGTCTACCGCCGGACAAACTCCGGGGAAGGACCGGGGTAG
- the rlmB gene encoding 23S rRNA (guanosine-2'-O-)-methyltransferase RlmB, giving the protein METITSRQNPLAVQIRKLNGSRSARRETGLFPAEGPKLLEEAVKAGAVVDTLVTARGTEAHCPGDPRRVEVPADLLQSLCDTKTPQGVLFLAQMPDTAPPERLEGDRWLVLDGLQDPGNVGTIWRTADALGADGLLLVNHCADPFSPKTVRATMGACFRLPVYEAEAEALPSLLKRSGLPLYATALREDTVDIRTAQLSRCAVVIGSEGRGISPQLLEMSEKTLKIPMRARCESLNAAAAASIVLWEMGH; this is encoded by the coding sequence GTGGAAACCATTACCAGCCGCCAAAATCCGCTGGCTGTTCAGATCAGAAAGCTGAACGGAAGCCGGTCCGCCCGGCGGGAGACGGGGCTGTTCCCCGCCGAGGGCCCCAAGCTGCTGGAGGAGGCGGTGAAGGCGGGGGCGGTCGTAGACACCCTGGTCACCGCCCGGGGGACAGAGGCTCACTGCCCCGGAGATCCCCGGCGGGTAGAGGTCCCGGCGGACCTTCTGCAAAGCCTGTGCGACACCAAAACCCCCCAGGGGGTGCTGTTCCTGGCCCAAATGCCGGATACCGCCCCGCCGGAGCGGCTGGAAGGGGACCGCTGGCTGGTACTGGACGGCCTCCAGGACCCGGGCAACGTGGGGACCATCTGGCGTACCGCCGACGCCCTGGGGGCGGACGGTCTGCTTCTGGTGAACCACTGCGCCGACCCCTTCTCCCCCAAGACGGTGCGGGCCACCATGGGGGCCTGCTTCCGTTTGCCGGTCTATGAGGCGGAGGCGGAGGCTCTCCCCAGCCTGTTGAAGCGGTCCGGCCTGCCCCTGTACGCCACCGCCCTGCGGGAGGACACCGTAGATATCAGAACGGCACAGCTCAGCCGCTGTGCCGTGGTGATCGGAAGCGAGGGGAGGGGAATCTCCCCCCAGCTTTTGGAGATGAGTGAAAAAACCCTGAAAATTCCCATGCGGGCGCGGTGCGAGTCGCTGAACGCCGCCGCCGCCGCGTCCATCGTCCTCTGGGAGATGGGGCACTGA